TTATTTTTTTAAGACAAGTTTCTTTCTGTGGTACCAACCAAAAGTATCCGAACACCTTAAACAAAATTAATTACTGGTGATAATTCCTGAAGATGCTACTAAAATATTGTCTGTGAAAAAATTGCTCTTGGGTTAGTTAGAGCAATTTTTTTTGTACCTTCAAAGGAGAATTCACGGAAGTTTAAATCAATGAAAAGGAAGTTTCCGACAATGAAAACGACTTTTCAGACAGGGATTTTACCTTTATAGACAATACCTATTGAAATTGAATGGTGGAATTGTATAAAATTGGAGTAACCAGAAAAAACCAAGAGGTACACCATTTCTAATAAGCAATTTAATTGACCCAATTGTAAACTTC
Above is a window of Carboxydothermus pertinax DNA encoding:
- a CDS encoding AgrD family cyclic lactone autoinducer peptide, encoding MLLLILIRCIRSTLTNAIFAYFFKTSFFLWYQPKVSEHLKQN